The following nucleotide sequence is from Schistosoma mansoni strain Puerto Rico chromosome 4, complete genome.
ccataagagaaggaaacatgagacaattgtatgatacaacaaagaaactcgatGGAAATTACCATAAACAAGAACGACCAGTGGAGAGCAAGGAAGGTAAAGTAATCAACAACACTGAGgaacaacggaacaggtgggtaaaacacttcaaagaactcttgaatcgaccagctacGCTGAATCCACCAAACATTGAAGCAGCACCCatggacctcccaatcgatgttggcccaccaacaattgaagaaatcagcatggccatcaaacaaatcaagagcggcaaagcaacaGGACCAGGGAACAcaccagcagaggcactgaaagcagacgCAGCAGTAACTACAAAGATAATCCACATTCtgttcagtaagatttggaatgaagaacaagtaccaacagactggaaataAGGAaacctgatcaaaataccaaagaaaggcgatctcagcaagcgTGAGAACTACAGGGGCGTCACTCTTCTTTCAATACCAAAAAAAGTCTTCAACAAAGTGTTGTTAGACAGAATGAGAGACTccatagacgcccaacttcgagactgACAGgacggattccgtaaggatcgatagTGTACTGACCAAATCGCAGCTCTACGGATCAttatggaacaatcaattggatgaaattcatcactctacatcaacttcattgactacgagaaggcatttgatagtgtggacaggacgacactatggaggcttcttcgacactacggggtgcctgagaagatagttaatatcatacggaattcctatgatggattaaactgcctaatcgtccatggaggacaactcaccgattCATTTGAGGTATAGACCGGTGtgaggcaaggttgcttactctcaccctttctctttctcctggtgatcggtTGGTGATCCGGGGGGAAGCATGTGATACAATAAGACAGCTAGGTTGCAGCTGAaggatctagacttcgcagatgatctggctcttctatcacacatgcaaaaacaaatgcaggagaagacaaccagtgtagcagcagcctcagcagcagtagatcTCAGTATAAACAagaggaaaagcaagattctccgatacaacacagcatgcaccaatcgaatcacacttgacggagaagctttggaggatgtaaaaccTTTACAtttctgggcagcatcattgatgaatacggtggatctgatgcagatgtgaaggtgcggatcggcaaagcaagagcagcatatttacaactgaagaacatctgagactcaaaacaactatctgtcaaccaacatcaagatcagaattttcaatacaaatgtcaagacagttctactgtatggggtggaaacttggagaactacgaaagccattatccagaagatacaggtgtttattaacagttgtctacgcaaaatacttcggatccattggccagacactatcagcaacaacctgctgtgggagagaacaaaccagatttcagtggaggaggaaatcaggaagaagcgctgtaagtggataggacacacattgaggaaagcacccagctgagtcacaaggcaagtcctcacatagaatcctcaatgccaaaggagaagagcaagaccaaagaatacattacgccgagaaatggagacagacatgagaagaatgaacaaaagttggatagaactggaaaggaaggcccaggacagagtgggttggagaatgctggtcggcggcctatgctgcgttgggggtaacaggcataagtaagtaactgcctcgtttagtcgaacagcgcgcATGAGACTTCCCATTGGGATTTGGTCTATCTGAGCCTGTTTTGCTTCAGAACTTTATACTATACCTACACCAGCGAGGCCGTAGGAAGTAGAGGTGGGTCTCCAGACAATCGACAGGTTAATCGTGCAAGTTCTTTCCGCTGATAAGGTGAGATCGAATGAGTGACTTTACTCGGGTCCTGTATGCCCGTTTCGGGGACGCACCACACATCGATTGCTTCAGATTCTAGAATCCTAGCTGAAGAACCTTGTCCTTTATGGTACAAAGTTCGAAAATTAGAAGCTCCAACATGTAGTTTAGACTGTGGTTACAGGAGACCACGGATAACATTTTGTGATAAAGATATATGAGAAGGGTTAGTTGTGGGGATGGTAAATTTGTTAAAAGTTGAGGGAAGCATTTTGTCGTCAACAttaagatcgtggatgcttgTAGAGTTATGAAGGCAATTGTCACATCCCGGTTGCCATCACCATAGAAGGACATTTTTATTGAGTGACTTGAAAAAGAAGTTCACTTAGTAGTGGTTTTAGCAATCTACAGACATAACTATTTTTTAAACATATCCAATTATATCAGAATGAAACTCCAGGAATAATGAATCACTTTCAGCTCCATATGTCTTTGGTGTTTAAAGTATATTTTATTACAGCTGAGATAATTCACAGACTGCAGAAATccataattaattaattctaaAAAATGCCCAGAGCTAacaatataaaaaattataCTGACTGAGGTTAGTTATATCAAAATATCTATGCACACATTTCATAATAGCATAGCCATGTGTGAGTTGACTCTAGAAGAGAGTTCTATCTTTAAGTTTATTAACAAGATAACTAATGACCCATTAGTGAACAAGTACATATTAGtgattattataatatataaCGTTTCAAAACCATAAATGCAGCATGCATATGTATATTGTGAATCAGTGTTTAAATCGTTCAACTTACCGTACCATTTATCTTTCTCATATGGTATATTATATCCTGGTTGGCAATTTGTTTTACATGAAGGTGTTTCAACATCACCATCACATGAAGGTAATGGACCGATCACATGGTGTTCACACGGTGGAAATTCATAAGGTTGACAACCGTTTGTTGTATTATATAAATCACCTGTCACTATACCTTGATTTTTCCAATATAACCATGCTGAATGTGGGAAGCCACCATTACAACCCATTCCACATGATGAACAACAAGATACTAAATTTTCTGCACTTAAAAATGGTTTATGCTTCCCTTTTGATTTTATACAAATACGATCAGACATAGCTTCAACTGCGCCAAATGCCTGTGGAATTATTGTAATACAGGAAAGATAATACTTTAATGATTTGAAAATTGGGTTGACTGTATATAGTGTGTATGTGAAATGattaaaagaaatgaatttattttgttaagTTGAAATTTAAAGGTGACAACTTCGTAGGAACAAGCAACAAAATTAATAAGAACATATCCTACTCCCGAATTGATTGTCCTGTACTAAACAAAATATTCTTTACCGTAATTAGAGATCGGCAAGTGCCCCTTATATGATATCCCAAACAACATGTATAAATTTATACATATCGACCATTGCAATTGCTCTGATCGAGCATAAGGAAGGGCGTACATTTGATTCCAAGAATATATTCCAAAATTCTTAAGATCAAAAATACCAAAGGCTTTTAGTAATGTCATTTCAAGACATCTCTTTGACCCAGAGTGTTATTTGATACTCTAGTCTTCTAAAATTTGTTAAGGCCATAGAAATTAAACACACCATAAACTGGATTAACATTTTCTAAAAGAATCACGAGTAAATCTTTTTGCATCATGACAATATTAAGCTAATTTCATGATGTGCTTTTAAGACATTTTCTCATATACTGATTACATTATTTTCAATCCTTTTCAATTGATAACTCTACTTTTAAGTGACTGATCTTAACTCATGTTATTCTTACTTAAATGTGTTCAGCTACTTCGTAAAATTTTCAAGTTATTTTTTAGCTCTATGAACTTTAGTTGTTATTCTGATGCTATGAAATAGTTCTAACCATATTTTATTTCAGcagggatgcgcactgccactgaggagtcccataataggacgaaacggccgtccagtgcttccaggttttcgatggtggtctagcttcaattgactgatgatttcaactatgagaacatattttatttgtttgcaaTTCTTCTCCAATCTTAATAATTCTATTGAGATCTTTGCTTCACTATGATGATAACAATTCACTTCTAACCAACTTTGCCtagagaataaaatgaattcatacaaTTATACTCAATTATCTAACTGAACTTGCGGTGTGAGTACGTAATGTAGACTTTATTTgccaaaaaataattttctgtCATTAATCACATTTTTCCTAGATTCATTTAGTTTGTACAATCATTCTTATTAACCACAAATCGTTATTTTAGGTCCACTAAAACATTATGAGGATAATCAGTTGTATTTGTAGGAAATACTACATACATTATTTCCTTTGGAAGTCGAAAATTAATTATACTATCTAACATGACAATGATTGTTTCTCCATCGAAACAATTTTAGTCAAAGGAGTACTACActagaaaataaataagtgaCATATGATAATATAAATGTTGTAAACTATTAAGAGGTATTTAACATTTTAACACTTACTACTTACCCAACAAGAACCACACGATGACTGATCACGTATTTCAGAGATAGAAGGACAATGTGGCCATTCTACCCTCGCATCAAAGCTCTTGGGTAATTCATCTGATATATATCCAGTACATAAAGTTTCTAGTTGTTCACCATTTGGATCTGGAAGTGCACCTAACATCCTACGAATATCAGAAACTGTCCTAAATCTTGTAGTAGGGGCGGCTTTCCAAGTCGTATTGGCCTTAATATTTTATGACAGAAATAAATAAGGAACAtgttcaaatatattattgtatTTAATTTAAGATGGTCATTATTGAATCCAAAACTAATTCTCAATCTCTTCAAAACAAATATTCTGTTTAAAGGGTTTTCTAACTTTCTTGTATACAAATGCCAAACATAAATTAACTTTGTTCGTGTGTGCGGGTGTGTGATCGATCCTCTGGAATAAGATGACACGTGATGAAGTGGTAATTGCTAAGGGAAACCAAATTATTGACATGGAGGCTCTCTCAAGCGACTGTAGAATACAGGTTTTGTGGGTCACTAATAAACCAATGAAATTAAGACATGACCATTTGGTTTAATTTTTGCCTACTATATCTAAAACCGTAAAGGTGATCTTTATTATCAGTCACTACCAACGCAACGAAAACTTTTAATTGGCTTTCCACATTCCAGGTTCTCAGGATGTATAACAAAAAATTATTAGCATTAGTGGCTTACATAAATgatctttttttcttaatttattcaaCAGCAACATTTCCAATTCAGTGGTTGGAATAGTCTTATGATTATATAAGCAACAAAGTGTCATTGAAAAGGAAATAAGTGATAGCTACATATTACTGTTAGGAACAAAAGGAACATAAAGTTTAGATGACCACCTTTTGTTGAATTCGTTTGTCTGTTTCTAGGGGaacttaattaattaattgttatACATTTTTCTACACAACTGTCATTGACTCAATGATCGTTGCTGTACTGTTTACTGTTTATAAACTACAAGTTAGATAACCCTAAATCTAGTATTGAGCCTTGTACAGCAGTTATGAATCTAACGATATTTATTGTCCGTAATGTGTTAtgttatattttatataaataatcagGTGGGTTTTTTAATCTCAGTAACAACAGATCATTATGACCACTGATCTAACTTGAGAGCGTTTTAATTGGAATCTTGAGAATGCCGGTCGATATTTACCTTGGTTATCGATAGTATGACGAATTTATGAATAGAATATGTAAATTTGTTAGTGATGTAGATAGAAGCACAATAATTACAATGACCAACTGATCTATTTAACAAAACAAAGTTTACTCTTAATTCAATAGTAAGTTAAAATGATTGTCTGGAAACAACTTCACACCCCGATAAGATATTATCAACAGAATTTAGGGATAGATAATTTACAGATGGAAAAAGAATACAACTAAAATAATTGGTCTGAATATAACTGTAATTTTCTGTGATTTATTGGTTCAAATAGTTTGGGGCTAACTAATCGCTACTAAATAAGATAATATTGACAATCATACATACAGGTGTCACACTTATTATAGCCTTTCTGGGATTTCCTAACTGACTGGGCATTGATCAAAAAGTGAATATTTTGTATGAACACATCATGTACACACCTAAAAGTAGATTTATTCGATCTCCCCTTTAATTATTTACAGATGGGATATAAAATACTACTAAGCAGATGAATTTTAAATgtgaaatatgaaaaccatttGTACtggttgtttgaaccttcccgttgacgttgaggactgcaattggtcagtgtcttattggcgtatgtgcatgctgtgaggattgcctcaatattgccttaagtcacaatcattgtaatcaaagatggatagtggctagtagtaaaATACCAAAGGGTGGGTTTCGTGTcatttgacactcgtcagctggatatacctctATCCCAGAGTAGATGTTCACAGCattcacatataccaataacagGCTGATTAGTTGTAGTCTCCAACGTTAATTAGAAAATTCAAATAACTAATGCAAATGAATTAAGCTTAACCCGATCACACAAGCTAGTACCTCTCTGGACTCAGTAAATAGATGAACAGTGCAATGACGTTTGAATCTAGTGGCACTGAGTTCGAATGTTCgggtaaacatcaactcttggATGCAGTCACATCCAGCTGTAGATCCTGAAGTTTAATAATCTATGCCTATAACTTCAGTTATTTATTGCATTAATGAAAGGGTATTGTCAGTAAGGAGTGTTGCACTTTCGACATATTTGAATTCTATTTGTCAAAGATTCTCAGTACTTCACGAGTTCCACTTGAAGTTATTGATTATTAAACAcatgacaataataattaatataatttatgCTTTAATTACCTCATAATTGATAAAGTTGATTAGTTCCATTGAGAGAGGTTGGTACATACGTTTATGTCGTCTAGCATCAATTTCATTTAAAGTCCCATAACTCAGTAAAATGATTATGTAAAGTTGTAATAAGTAACAACTGTActgattcatttttattacataataaacaATTAGAATATTTAAGCATATTTATATACTAAAATGTAAACCATCAGTAACCATTTATACacacaattattatttttactgcTGACTATTTGTCTATCCAGTGGAACACACATACAAACGTTCTGATTCTATAGTTCGCATATCTTATATGCATATTATGCtataacaaataaacaattaacTTTCCAACATTTTATTGTAATTTGATCGATTTTTCCGGAATAATGTCACTAATCTGTATGATAGTACTATAAATGACCTTTGTGATTTGAATTTTGAGTAATAGTTAATGTAATAGGCATACAACATATGGTAAgcaagttactgggttcgagtcccagagtgaacatcaactctgagatgcaggtacatccagctgatgagtcccaaataggacgaaacgcgcgtcaaactggattccactactagccactatccatctctgcttaccatacttgtgagttaaggctatatcgaggcaatacgcacagtatgcacaaatgccaattagagactgaccagttgcagtcctaaaaacatcaatgggaagatccaaacaaacaatactaagtaaatacaACATATGATTTGTGATTTTGTACAGTGTTAATTAATTGATAACAGTTCTTGAATATTGAATGGGTGTAAAGTAATAGGATGTTTATCGGTAtaggtttgtggaaattgttgagtttcaatCTCTACAATCTTATGGTGATAATtatagatggcgtcgagtcacGATTGACTACGATCATCACTACATGACAATTACTTGCCAGGTATAGAGAtggatccctcggtaggccaaaaaccagaaggctaaTAATGGttgtaataagatatatttgttggcgatctcgtggtatcgaaagaataccgagacatgTCAAAGTTTAAAGGCTGAACTGTTGAGCGTAAGCGCGTTCGTGCACGGTAACAgacaacggaaggaaaagtgtctttggtacagttaaacaattggttatgataataaatgtttccattataccaatcgcgttcacGTCATAAAGGTGAGTCACTACATGCTCATTATTGACCACCTTGAACATAGATTtggtggagttgtagtgaggaGCCTTGACAAGTGGAGTTGAACCGTGTATGCTGTGAGGCAgttactgactgaagacaatggtagacagTGGCGCAATatgatggattggttgaagttagaaattaacacagttggatgtgGGCTCGGTGGTGTACAAGTTGTGTTATCACGTGAGACCCAACatcatgggttcgagtcccacgtgaGGGATCGTCGATGCAcacaactcaccagtcccataatagaacgaaacggccgcccacgacttccaggttttcaatcgtGATCTAAAATTCATCCATTCATGGTATCAATTAATAGGATGTTTGTTGAAATTGGTTATAGTTGTAGTATAACAGTAAATCACAATATTTGTGTCAGGactttcaaaaataaaaagagATATATTGATTCATTCAAATGAAATCTAGTAGTGGTTCGTAATTCCACCTCATAATAAGAAGCATAAGGAGTTTCAATAAGTGGCCTTCACTTTAATGAAATAGATCTatttgactgacacaaaaatAGTCTTCAATTTTACTTCAAAACTATGCTGATTTGTTATATGAGttagaaatatttataattcaaattatttactttgcccattttattattatgttgaAGCGGTACTAAAAATTACATGTGTTTGTAGGTTCAGTAGGTGGTTCAAAATAACTAATGGGATCACGAAATTTAGTTAAAAGCAACTAATGAGATCAAAGAATGAAACACGGAAAATGACACTAAACGAAATGTGTAGCGGATGATAAGGAATTATTTGAACCTAGTGGTTTCTAGTTATGTGAGCTTACACTCTCCAACCATAGATTATGGTTTTTGTACGGCACACAACTAGGAGTTCCACAACTTCCTATATACGCATTATCAATGGTCAGTGATTATATGGGGTATATCGCCTTGAGTCATAGATGTATTTTTCATCTTCCAAAACGTCAATATTATTCAAATcgttatttattttacacattCTACGAATATGTTAAATTAGCACTACGTGTGTTTATGGGTTCAGTGGTTATTTCTCATGCGTTTACATTTGTCGGGATACCACTATGTTCAAGAACCTAAGTAGACTGCTTCCTGTTTGAAAGGCATCTGTGTACTTATGGAAGGGTGGTCCTAAGCGTTTATCTAATTTGAACGTCAATGACAAAATATATCTAaagcattataatcaaagatggatagtggctagtagtgtaATGCACGACGCGCGttccgttctatttgggactcgtcagctggatgtacctgcatctcagagttgatgctccctctgggactcgaacccagtaacgttcgcttcaaacgccatagcgttatccacttagctactgagtcctgatagccactcgctNNNNNNNNNNNNNNNNNNNNNNNNNNNNNNNNNNNNNNNNNNNNNNNNNNNNNNNNNNNNNNNNNNNNNNNNNNNNNNNNNNNNNNNNNNNNNNNNNNNNNNNNNNNNNNNNNNNNNNNNNNNNNNNNNNNNNNNNNNNNNNNNNNNNNNNNNNNNNNNNNNNNNNNNNNNNNNNNNNNNNNNNNNNNNNNNNNNNNNNNcgtcctgcattccactgttagcccctatccatctttgcttgtgaattaaggctatatcgatgcaatacgcacaggatgctcATATATcagtaagagactgaccaattgcagtcctaaccaTCAATGgtgagattcaaacaaactataccaAGTGATTTTATATATCTAAAGCTCCTAGACTGGCTCTAGAATTCTAATGGCTGGAAATTATTCATATTAGTAGATATGGGCTCAAGAGTAAGTGTCACAGCTGATTTAGGCAGACAGATATCTTCCAATTTCTTTGTTTACGAACTAATAGTAGCGATCGTTCTCTGAGAGTCAATCGTTTTTTGTCATCACTAGCCTTAATTACGAAGACAGGAATTGTCGGACCTAACTACTAATTACATGAGCTATGTTAAGCtctctcatgatctcaatatgCGAAAATAACTAAGAAAACTAATAATGTCCATTAACAGTCttgttaataataaaaagaagcGAAAAACTTCCATTAATATATAAGGCAGGAACGAAATGAACCACAATATGCGTCACAAAGGAATGGAAGCTAAACGATAAGCGTAACATAAAAATGCTGGGAAGCAGCGAATCATTTGTAAAGGACTACAGTTTACTGATGTTATGTTGTTCAAGGCCAGAATGATCACATGCTGTTGCAATGTCATATTGTTACGAGAGACATGCAATCATTCAATACTCGGTTGGACTAGAGTAGTGTTTACTGAAATTGATCTAAGAACATAACATATGCATGAACTATTCGCTTAATGTCAACTCCATAATCAACaaagaaacaaagaaaataataaagtatACAATGTGAAAAACACTGTGATTACAAGATTGGacaataaatcagtattaccagggtaggttaaggataagaacaaattgttttctaACAAATAGAAGGGGTTCCAGTTTTCTTATAGTCACGGCTTTAATAAAACTTGGGATGAGACCTTCAAAACTTCTGTATAACACTACAAAGACTGACTTTACATCAACCATATGACAAGTCTCAACCAAATGTTTATCAATGTATGGAGATacttgtctatcctgtgatcttatttgaccattggaataCATTTGTTTCTGTAGCTATTCAAGTATGTGTCCAACCACCTTTTCTCAGAGATCGCGATTACTTCTCTCTATGTATGTGTTTCCGCATATGCATGTAAATAGATAGACTCAATAGAATGTGGCAATCGTCTACGTGATATTCACGTTTCTAGTGAAACATAGATCTTGACTTTTCGATAGTGATGAGTTGGGCTACGTGAAATGTTTTGCTGATAGTCAGTTTAGGCCTTTTTCAAGATAAGTCTATTTGTGTCACCTCAGAATCGTAATAGTTATTCGTCAATGTTTCATTTGAGAGCTGTACATCTCCCTCAATGATATCGCTAGTGCAAATATGATTGATCTTATTGAATAACCCCCTTATAATTCCACGTGTGTACCGGGTTGGAAAGTGATCATGAAAACTAACATACTGCCCTGTCCATATCGGCTTTTTATATACAGAACGTTTGACAGAACCATCTTGTCCTGCTATTCAGTATGTTTATAAAACGGACCCGGTTATTCCACCTATACCATAAACACATCGGCCACCGATGATCCTTAACAGCTACCAATAGCTGTGCCATCGATCCGTCCAAAATGCTCTTCCTCAAAAGTGAATTTCACATTGTCAGTacatagtagtaataatacatCTCTAAGAGCTTTGACAAGCAATCTCAGCTGAAGAATATTTAATGGGACATAGTCACACAAAGCACAAATGGCCTTTCTGAGAGATACATTTGTACACAAAGTGTTTGCATCAAATGAGGACATTGTCTTAGTTTCTATATTAGCAtccaataagtaaataattgattgtaATGAATATTTCAAAGAATACTTACAAAGTTGGTATCGTATAGGGTTTTATACTTTTTCAGCTATTTTCCAAGGCTGTATATAGGTGACAGACACATGGATATAATTAGACGTAAGAGGGTATTGCACTTATGAATCTTTGGTAGTGCATTTCAATGAGCATACACCGAGCCCATGagtttcaataaattaattttttattttgctCATAGCATTCACGATAAGTAGGTTCATCAAATTCGAGTTGAATTTCCTTTCTAATCTAATGCTTTGAAATGCTGATAAGTTAATATGCTTCTCTACCTTAGTTCAGGAACATTAAACTAATGCTCTATACCCATTAGTTCAGCATTATACAACGTTTGATTCTCTAAGAATAAAGAGGCTAAAGTGCTCATTCGATCATAGAGGTTTTTGAATAAGATATTAATTCCCAATTAACATATGTGTTTTAGGAACAGAGAAATTCAAAACCCAGAGAAAGTGCTCCTTTTTCATGACCAAACAATACAATGAAGGATGAATTGTAGAATATCTATTAGAATTGATTAGGAAATGAATTGACATGATAGttaaaagcagtgaccagtggagttcaaacgtGTGGTGTGTGAAGCAGTttctcaccgaagacaatggtaaATGACCGCGAAATGAcgttgattgattgaagttagacaccgATGCTGTTGGATACCGTCTAAGTAGTCTAAAATTGAAAGTTTCTCTCACGATACCGAAGACTTCGAGTTTATTTGTGAATGCGGAATCGTGTACgtggactgctgaggagttccacattaggacgaaacggtcatcc
It contains:
- a CDS encoding SmCB2 peptidase (C01 family); the protein is MNQYSCYLLQLYIIILLSYGTLNEIDARRHKRMYQPLSMELINFINYEANTTWKAAPTTRFRTVSDIRRMLGALPDPNGEQLETLCTGYISDELPKSFDARVEWPHCPSISEIRDQSSCGSCWAFGAVEAMSDRICIKSKGKHKPFLSAENLVSCCSSCGMGCNGGFPHSAWLYWKNQGIVTGDLYNTTNGCQPYEFPPCEHHVIGPLPSCDGDVETPSCKTNCQPGYNIPYEKDKWYGEKVYRIHSNPEAIMLELMRNGPVEVDFEVYADFPNYKSGVYQHVSGALLGGHAVRLLGWGEENNVPYWLIANSWNSDWGDKGYFKIVRGKNECGIESDVNAGIPKIKN